In the Chitinophagaceae bacterium genome, one interval contains:
- a CDS encoding cation transporter produces the protein MQTALYNLKIQKRIAALSVVLLIIKTIAWYLTGSVAILTDAFESIVNVVAGFIGVYSLYVSAKPIDKDHPYGHGKAEFISAAIEGTMITIAGLIIIYEALNNLIHPHEINKLDYGIILTAATGLVNYIAGYFCIKTGRKNNSLALISSGKHLQSDTWTTMGIVAGLLLLLLTGLDWIDSVIAILFSVFIIYTGYKITRSSVAGIMDEADTALLDKLVHMLNANRRENWVDLHNLRIIKYGSRLHLDCHLTVPWYLNVHEAHREIDALSGLVKKEFGESVELFVHSDGCLDFSCSICTKADCHVRKFPFEKKVEWTMENILSNNKHRLAREENKPFKK, from the coding sequence TTGCAGACAGCGCTTTACAACCTGAAGATACAAAAACGGATCGCTGCTTTATCGGTTGTCTTATTGATCATCAAAACAATTGCCTGGTACCTGACGGGGTCTGTTGCTATTTTAACAGACGCATTCGAAAGTATTGTGAACGTAGTTGCCGGTTTTATAGGTGTATACAGCCTTTATGTATCTGCCAAGCCCATCGACAAGGATCATCCATACGGTCATGGAAAAGCTGAATTCATTTCGGCAGCCATTGAAGGAACAATGATAACCATTGCCGGGCTCATCATCATTTATGAAGCGCTGAATAACCTCATTCACCCGCACGAGATAAATAAACTGGATTATGGGATCATCCTCACGGCAGCTACCGGGCTGGTGAATTATATTGCCGGGTACTTCTGTATCAAGACCGGGAGAAAGAATAATTCCCTGGCATTGATCTCAAGCGGTAAGCACCTGCAATCCGATACCTGGACAACGATGGGTATTGTGGCAGGCCTACTCCTCCTTTTGCTTACCGGCCTGGACTGGATCGACAGTGTGATAGCCATCCTGTTCTCTGTGTTCATCATTTACACCGGGTACAAGATCACAAGAAGTTCTGTGGCTGGCATCATGGATGAAGCGGATACGGCGTTGCTGGATAAGCTGGTGCATATGCTGAATGCAAACAGAAGGGAGAACTGGGTTGACCTGCATAACCTGCGGATCATAAAGTACGGCAGCCGGCTGCATCTTGATTGCCATCTTACGGTGCCCTGGTACCTGAATGTACATGAAGCACATCGGGAGATCGATGCATTGTCCGGGTTGGTAAAAAAAGAATTCGGGGAATCGGTGGAGCTGTTTGTTCATTCGGATGGCTGCCTTGATTTTTCCTGCAGCATCTGTACAAAAGCTGATTGTCATGTGCGCAAATTCCCGTTTGAGAAGAAAGTGGAATGGACCATGGAGAATATCTTAAGTAATAATAAGCACCGGCTTGCCCGGGAAGAGAATAAACCATTTAAAAAGTAA
- a CDS encoding T9SS type A sorting domain-containing protein, with the protein MKTHLLSLRRSVPAIFLTAGLVFFFTIAGFAATYYISPTGNDATGNGTLVNPWRTLFKATSTVTAAGNTIHVLPGTYTETQTSSLRVGVNLEGEGMATSIILSAITGDWSALLTLSSGWDTNGNQTISGITFNGQYVSETNYKTWWGIDVSGRSNVVIRDCKIMNFYDRGVNFDGNTVFNPLTDPGHYATGNKFYNNTLLNTARCTLGYGAGQLNIGGQQGMEIYNNTMIQDQREDFKNGWPIKYWENGWLKGVKIYNNTLKKAYYKGSYPGENGDWDFAIELFNISGLEIYNNQIQGSIDLNYNYKGTYNFCAWIHHNTLDHPTVNTNFESGIILEFATESIIIEDNIINNSCTGVQFNTRGPGNSGGYNYPAPAGGYSALTNNIIRRNLFSNIYRGNGSGIGLFSEGTNDPYVNGLYIYNNTIVAKTGDAPWWGIDFSSQDNGNCSNIQVRNNIVKGFAGAWMVGTSSATNINTMTVTHNDAWANGNSNTPSWPAGNPTNYTYANNRAVNPLFVSATDFRLQPSSPLIDAGVYVGSPYAGTAPDGGYMEFGSSTLPIVIIDFTGREHAGKNMLNWNTASEVNSDYFSIERSNDGRTYFEIGRVNASGFSSTEVIYNFTDATPLDGNNYYRLKMVDRDGSLEYSKVVVIANTKSNMLRINYAAISGNAGTASVIINSTTAQPANLSIIDISGRLVLNSAIQLQKGNTTINKNIPAVASGIYLIRVSTSTENVVRKTISSN; encoded by the coding sequence ATGAAAACTCATCTGCTTTCTTTAAGAAGATCTGTACCTGCGATTTTCTTAACTGCCGGCCTGGTTTTTTTCTTTACCATTGCCGGTTTCGCTGCCACCTATTACATCAGCCCAACGGGTAATGATGCCACCGGCAACGGAACCCTTGTCAATCCCTGGAGAACATTGTTCAAAGCAACGTCCACCGTTACAGCAGCCGGCAACACCATTCACGTGCTGCCGGGTACTTATACCGAAACACAAACCAGTTCGCTCAGGGTAGGTGTAAATCTTGAAGGGGAAGGGATGGCCACTTCGATCATCCTGAGTGCAATAACCGGTGACTGGTCAGCTTTGCTTACCCTTAGTTCGGGCTGGGATACCAACGGCAACCAGACCATTTCCGGCATCACGTTCAACGGGCAGTATGTTTCGGAAACCAACTATAAAACCTGGTGGGGTATCGATGTAAGCGGGCGCAGCAATGTTGTTATCCGCGACTGCAAGATCATGAACTTTTACGACAGGGGCGTTAATTTTGACGGCAACACGGTTTTTAATCCACTTACAGACCCCGGGCATTATGCCACCGGGAATAAATTTTACAACAACACCCTGTTAAATACCGCCCGCTGTACTTTAGGATATGGAGCCGGACAATTAAATATCGGCGGACAACAGGGCATGGAGATCTACAACAACACCATGATCCAGGACCAGCGGGAGGATTTTAAGAACGGATGGCCCATTAAATACTGGGAGAATGGTTGGCTGAAAGGAGTAAAGATATACAACAACACCCTCAAGAAAGCCTATTACAAAGGAAGTTATCCCGGCGAGAACGGGGACTGGGATTTTGCCATTGAACTCTTTAATATTTCGGGTCTGGAAATTTATAACAACCAGATCCAGGGAAGTATTGACCTCAATTACAATTACAAAGGCACGTATAATTTCTGTGCATGGATCCATCATAACACACTTGATCACCCGACGGTAAATACCAATTTTGAGAGCGGCATCATCCTGGAATTTGCAACCGAATCCATCATCATTGAAGACAACATCATCAACAACAGTTGCACCGGTGTGCAGTTCAATACCCGGGGACCCGGTAACAGCGGCGGGTACAACTACCCTGCTCCTGCCGGCGGATACAGCGCCCTTACCAATAATATCATACGCCGCAACCTGTTCAGCAACATATACAGGGGCAATGGAAGCGGCATTGGGCTCTTCAGTGAAGGCACCAACGACCCATATGTAAATGGCCTTTATATTTACAACAACACCATCGTAGCCAAAACAGGAGATGCGCCCTGGTGGGGGATCGATTTCTCCTCGCAGGATAACGGGAACTGCAGCAATATCCAGGTACGGAACAACATCGTTAAAGGATTTGCAGGTGCCTGGATGGTGGGTACCAGCAGTGCTACCAATATTAATACAATGACCGTAACGCATAACGATGCGTGGGCGAATGGGAACAGTAACACCCCTTCCTGGCCTGCTGGTAACCCAACTAATTATACCTATGCCAATAACAGGGCGGTGAACCCATTATTTGTGTCTGCCACCGATTTCCGTTTGCAGCCTTCATCACCGCTGATCGATGCAGGCGTTTATGTGGGTTCTCCTTACGCCGGTACGGCACCGGATGGTGGATACATGGAATTCGGCTCATCCACATTGCCCATTGTGATCATTGATTTTACGGGCAGGGAGCATGCAGGAAAGAACATGTTGAACTGGAACACCGCCTCCGAAGTGAACAGCGACTATTTCAGCATTGAGAGAAGCAACGACGGCAGGACCTATTTTGAAATAGGCAGGGTAAATGCAAGCGGTTTCTCCTCCACAGAAGTAATATACAATTTTACCGATGCAACGCCCCTGGACGGCAATAACTATTACCGGCTTAAGATGGTTGACAGGGATGGCTCACTGGAATACAGCAAAGTGGTTGTGATCGCCAATACGAAAAGCAATATGCTCCGTATAAATTATGCAGCGATATCGGGCAATGCAGGCACAGCCTCTGTGATCATTAACAGTACTACGGCACAGCCGGCAAATCTTTCCATCATAGATATCAGCGGCAGGCTGGTACTTAACAGCGCCATACAACTGCAAAAGGGTAATACAACGATCAATAAGAATATACCCGCTGTGGCAAGTGGTATTTACTTAATACGGGTATCTACATCAACCGAGAACGTGGTGCGTAAAACGATCAGCAGTAATTAA
- a CDS encoding VIT1/CCC1 transporter family protein encodes MDTHLHHEHIESHLESSDLLRDVVIGMSDGLTVPFALAAGLSGAVDSSSIVVIAGIAEIAAGSIAMGLGGYLAGKTEQDHYSSELKREYDEVENLRHREIEETKEFFANIGLSPELQEQATEEIAKDKDRWVDFMMKYELGLDKPDPKRATKSAMNIGISYILGGIIPLSPYFFISDSVEALKISVIATLICLFVFGYFKSRVTGVNPFWGAAKVTLIGALAAAAAFGVAKLIEQ; translated from the coding sequence ATGGACACCCACCTTCACCACGAACACATCGAATCGCATTTGGAAAGTTCCGACCTGTTGCGGGACGTGGTGATCGGCATGAGCGATGGACTGACCGTTCCCTTTGCACTGGCAGCCGGGCTAAGCGGCGCTGTTGACAGCAGCAGCATTGTTGTGATCGCCGGCATCGCCGAAATTGCAGCAGGCAGTATCGCCATGGGGCTAGGTGGTTACCTGGCAGGAAAAACAGAACAGGATCATTATTCAAGTGAATTGAAAAGAGAATATGATGAAGTGGAGAACCTGCGGCACCGGGAAATAGAAGAGACCAAAGAATTTTTTGCCAATATCGGTTTAAGCCCGGAATTACAGGAACAGGCCACCGAAGAAATCGCCAAAGACAAAGACCGCTGGGTTGATTTTATGATGAAATATGAACTGGGTCTGGACAAACCTGACCCGAAAAGGGCAACCAAGAGCGCCATGAACATTGGTATTTCTTATATACTCGGCGGCATCATACCGCTAAGCCCCTATTTTTTCATCTCCGATTCTGTTGAAGCCTTAAAGATCTCTGTTATCGCAACCCTCATCTGCCTCTTTGTTTTTGGGTATTTTAAAAGCAGGGTCACCGGTGTCAATCCCTTCTGGGGTGCCGCAAAAGTTACCCTGATCGGCGCCCTGGCAGCCGCTGCGGCATTCGGGGTGGCAAAACTGATCGAACAATAA
- the rocD gene encoding ornithine--oxo-acid transaminase, translating into MNSIVNISANTQHYLSLEEKYGAHNYHPLPVVLDRGEGVYLYDVDGKRYYDFLSGYSAVNQGHCHPKIIAALTEQAQKLTLTSRAFHSNLLGEYEKFITGYFGYDKVLPMNTGVEAVETAIKLARHWGYKVKGIEQNMAKIIVCSDNFHGRTTGIISFSSDPVATNDFGPFISGYEKIPFNDLPALEKALQDKTVCGFLFEPIQGEAGVVVPDEGYYQGIRILCDEYNVLMMADEIQTGLARTGKMLACDHENVRPDILILGKALSGGVLPVSAVLSDDEIMMTIKPGEHGSTYGGNPLACAVAITALQVLKEEDLAANAEAMGRLLRSELEKLNSPLLAKVRGKGLLNAIIIKHTDPDAAWDLCLALMENGLLAKPTQGDKIRFAPPLVITKEQVMECVGIIEKSLKQFM; encoded by the coding sequence ATGAATTCAATTGTAAACATATCCGCCAATACCCAACATTATTTATCGCTGGAAGAAAAATACGGCGCCCATAATTATCATCCCCTGCCCGTGGTGTTAGACCGGGGCGAAGGGGTTTATTTATACGACGTGGATGGAAAACGCTACTACGATTTCCTGAGCGGGTACTCAGCCGTTAACCAGGGACATTGCCACCCGAAAATAATTGCTGCATTAACTGAACAGGCGCAAAAACTCACGCTTACCTCCCGTGCCTTCCACAGCAACCTGCTGGGTGAATACGAAAAGTTCATCACCGGTTATTTCGGTTACGATAAAGTATTGCCCATGAATACCGGCGTGGAAGCTGTGGAAACAGCCATCAAGCTGGCCAGGCATTGGGGATATAAAGTAAAAGGCATTGAGCAGAACATGGCGAAGATCATTGTATGCAGTGATAATTTCCACGGAAGGACCACGGGCATCATTTCCTTCAGCAGCGACCCGGTTGCCACCAATGATTTCGGGCCATTTATTTCCGGCTATGAAAAAATTCCTTTTAATGACCTGCCTGCCCTGGAGAAAGCCCTGCAGGATAAAACGGTCTGCGGATTCTTATTTGAACCGATACAGGGTGAAGCCGGCGTGGTGGTACCCGATGAAGGGTATTACCAGGGAATACGGATCCTCTGCGACGAATACAATGTACTGATGATGGCCGATGAGATACAGACCGGGCTGGCAAGAACGGGAAAGATGCTGGCATGCGATCATGAAAATGTAAGGCCCGACATCTTGATACTGGGCAAAGCATTAAGCGGCGGCGTGTTGCCCGTAAGCGCAGTATTGAGTGATGATGAGATAATGATGACCATTAAACCCGGTGAACACGGAAGCACTTATGGAGGCAATCCATTGGCCTGTGCGGTAGCCATCACTGCCTTACAGGTATTGAAAGAAGAGGACCTGGCGGCCAATGCAGAAGCGATGGGCAGGCTATTGCGCAGCGAACTGGAAAAACTGAATTCTCCTTTGCTTGCCAAAGTAAGGGGCAAAGGCTTATTGAATGCGATCATAATCAAACATACGGACCCGGATGCGGCCTGGGATCTCTGCCTGGCATTGATGGAAAACGGGCTGCTGGCAAAACCAACACAGGGAGATAAGATACGGTTTGCGCCGCCCCTGGTGATCACAAAGGAACAGGTGATGGAATGCGTGGGGATCATTGAAAAAAGTCTGAAACAGTTCATGTAA
- a CDS encoding bifunctional nuclease family protein, producing MKKIELEIVALSHSITQTHSYAVVLGEINGLRRLPIVIGGFEAQAIAVALERMSPSRPLTHDLMKNFMMAFNVELHEIVINDLQEGIFYSKLVCSSANDTVEIDSRTSDALALAVRFGCPIYTYDSILDQAGILMEGEEKKQKSTPVTTETGGSDDLKSLSMEELDALLAEVLDHEDYIRAIAIRDEIKSRKKK from the coding sequence ATGAAAAAAATAGAACTGGAAATAGTTGCCTTGTCGCACAGCATTACTCAAACACATTCCTATGCGGTGGTATTGGGGGAGATAAACGGTTTGCGCAGGTTACCGATCGTTATCGGCGGTTTTGAAGCACAGGCCATTGCCGTGGCGCTGGAACGCATGAGCCCAAGCAGGCCCCTCACCCACGACCTGATGAAAAATTTCATGATGGCCTTTAATGTTGAATTGCATGAGATCGTGATCAATGATCTGCAGGAAGGCATCTTTTACAGCAAGCTGGTCTGCAGTTCTGCAAATGACACCGTTGAAATTGACTCCCGTACATCCGATGCACTGGCATTGGCCGTACGTTTCGGTTGCCCCATTTATACCTACGACAGCATACTGGACCAGGCAGGCATTTTGATGGAGGGCGAAGAGAAAAAACAAAAAAGCACCCCGGTGACCACAGAAACAGGAGGCAGCGACGACCTGAAATCATTATCGATGGAAGAACTGGATGCTTTACTTGCTGAAGTGCTGGACCACGAGGATTATATCAGGGCCATTGCCATCCGGGATGAGATAAAGAGCAGGAAAAAGAAATAG
- a CDS encoding electron transfer flavoprotein subunit alpha/FixB family protein, whose amino-acid sequence MSVLIFLDQSENHIKKSSFEAACYGAKLAELTDTTAEAIVLGTVNDDLAGLGKYGIKKVHTVKNDSLNQVDAQVYTRILAEAAKSTGANVIIFSNNFNGKAIAPRLSVRLKAGLVSGAVALPDLGNGFVVKKNVFSGKAFANVAVSTDIKIISLNPNSYSITTTDGVAELAEFTATPDAARVQVTATNKVVGEIPLSEAEIVVSGGRGLKGPENWGLVTDLAKLLGAATACSRPVADIHWRPHHEHVGQTGLAIAPNLYFAIGISGAIQHLAGVNRSKVIVVINKDPEAPFFKAADYGIVGDAFEVMPKIIEAVKKMKQAS is encoded by the coding sequence ATGTCAGTATTAATATTCCTGGATCAGTCGGAGAACCACATAAAGAAATCTTCTTTTGAAGCAGCCTGCTATGGCGCAAAACTAGCCGAACTAACGGACACTACGGCCGAAGCCATTGTACTGGGTACCGTAAATGATGACCTGGCTGGATTGGGTAAATACGGTATTAAAAAAGTACACACCGTAAAAAATGATTCACTCAACCAGGTGGATGCGCAGGTATACACCAGAATACTGGCCGAAGCGGCAAAATCCACCGGTGCCAACGTGATCATCTTCTCCAACAATTTCAATGGTAAAGCCATTGCCCCAAGGCTGAGCGTACGGTTGAAAGCCGGGCTGGTTTCCGGTGCCGTGGCATTGCCCGATCTCGGCAACGGGTTTGTAGTAAAGAAAAACGTTTTCAGTGGCAAGGCCTTTGCCAATGTAGCTGTGAGTACCGATATAAAGATCATTTCCCTCAACCCGAATTCTTACAGCATAACCACCACCGATGGGGTGGCGGAGCTGGCCGAATTTACTGCTACGCCGGATGCTGCCCGGGTGCAGGTTACTGCCACCAATAAAGTGGTTGGTGAAATTCCGCTGAGCGAAGCCGAGATCGTGGTAAGCGGGGGCCGTGGTTTAAAAGGCCCGGAAAACTGGGGATTGGTTACCGACCTGGCCAAATTATTGGGTGCTGCTACTGCCTGCAGTCGGCCCGTAGCAGATATTCACTGGAGGCCGCATCATGAACACGTGGGTCAAACCGGCCTGGCTATTGCGCCCAACCTGTATTTCGCCATCGGTATTTCAGGTGCCATACAGCACCTGGCAGGCGTAAACCGGAGTAAGGTCATCGTGGTCATCAACAAAGACCCCGAGGCCCCGTTCTTTAAAGCCGCCGATTACGGCATTGTGGGGGATGCTTTTGAAGTGATGCCAAAGATCATTGAAGCGGTTAAAAAAATGAAACAGGCTTCCTGA